The genomic region TGTAGTGGCTCCTGGTGCGCTAATATGAGAAATCCTGTTTGGCGGCGTGACATTGCTGCGCTTTCTCCCCGAAAAGATGGAACGAGCTTTCGACTTGGAACAACAAGTCCTGGGTCAATCAGGCTATGCAATACTTTGCCCGTCGGAGATACCGCCGGGCTCGCCACACTGGCAAACGAGCTGCTAGTTGGGATTGCGCTCGCACGCCTCTCGCGCCCATGGAACTGCTCCAATCACTCTCAAAATCCGGCATTGTACCTTAGCCGCTGATTGGATGGCTCTCTGCTATCGCCTCCCGTCCGCCTCGATCAATTCAGCCAAGGAACGTGGTGACATCGAGATATGCAATGACCTGGATTTACCTGCTTCGATTCGAAGCTTGCGCCGAATTTAATCAGAACAAAGCCGCTTCGATGCATAGGTATATTCAAGCGCTAGTCGACGCGCATGTTCGACCAGATTGGCCGCGGCGCTGTGTCCTCCGTCGATGTTCTCGTAGTAGAAGTAGGGCTGACCGAGCGCAGCTAGTCTCGCAGCAGCCTTCCGGCCGTGCGCCGGATGGACGCGGTCGTCCTTGGTGGAGGTGAGAATGAAAGGAGCGGGGTAGGTCTTGCCCGGTACCAGCTTCTGATAGGGCGAGTAGGCTTCGATCCACGCACGCTGCTCGGCGATGGCAGGATCACCGTACTCGGCAATCCAGGAGGCGCCTGCGCCGAGGCTGGTGTATCGAAGCATGTCAAACAGCGGCACTTGGATGATCGCCGCGTTGAAGAGCTCGGGACGTTGGGTGATTGCGGCGCCAACGAGTAGGCCGCCCTGGCTGCCGCCGATTACGCCCAGCCGTCGCGGGCTCGTGATCTTGCGACGAATCAGGTCCTCGGCAACGGCAATGAAATCATCCCATGTCGTCTGCTTCGTTGCTCCCTGGGCTGCTTGATGCCATTGTGGACCAAACTCGCCGCCACCGCGCAGATTCGCAACGACATAGGCATTGCCCTGCTCGAGCCAGAGCCGCCCCACGGCTCCGAGATAGGATGGCAGAAGCGAAGCCTGGAATCCGCCATAGCCATAAAGAAGTGTCGGGATCGCGCCGTCAAACCTCGCGTTCTTCGGCCGCACCAGAAAATAGGGAATTGACGTGCCATCACGCGAAGTCGCTTCGAACTGGTCTACGACGTGATTGGACGCATCAAAGGCAGTAGGTGTCGTCTTCAATTCCTCAAGTTTTTCTGTTTCGGCATCAAAATACCAGATTGACGTTGGCCTGAGATAGTTCGAGATGGCGAACATCGCCTGGTCCGCTTGGTCGGACGTGGCTGACACGCTGACATTTGCATGTTGCGGCAGCTGGATCGGCGTCACCGACCAGGCTCCCTGATCGTACTTGTAAACGAGCGCTTTGCTCTGAACGTTTTCAAGGATGGTCAGGATCAACAAATTCTTTGTGCGACTGACCCCGCTCAGGGCCTGGCGGGGCCCAGGCTGGAAGACAAGCGAGGCTTTGGCGCGTAGCGGATCCTGTTTCCATTCGGCCAGATCATACGAAATCAGCGAGCCTGTCCCAAACCTGACGTCACCGGGCTCCCATTCTTCGTCAAGTTCCACAAGCAGGCGGCCGCTCGCGAGCCCGACTATTGCGGCCTTCTTCGGGAGATTGAGCCTGATGGGCCCATCGGGGCGGAACACCACATAATCACGCTCGACAGAGCTGATGAAACGGATGGCGCCGGTCGCATGGACTTGACCTTCGCTGTCTCGAAGTACCAGGGGCACCGTCTGAACGTCGGTAGGCTCGCCGCGAAAGATCTCGCGAGCCCTACTGAGCGGCTGAGCGCGTTTGAGCTCCTTCACTACAAAGGGATAGCCGGCCTGCGTCAATGACCCCTCGCCCCAGTCCCGTGCAACAAGGAGTGTGTCACCATCGACCCAGCTGACGTTCTGCTTGCCCTCTAGAAGATAAAAGCCGCCCGCAACGAAGGAGTTGGCCTCGCGGTCGAACTCGCGTATGGACGCGGCATCCTTGCCGCCGTCGGAAAGATGAATCAGGCAGAGGCGCTCTTCAGGCCGAAGAGAGCTGCCACCTTGAAAGACCCAGTTCCTGTTCTCGGCGACGGCCAACGCGTCCACGTCCAGGATGGTCTCCCACTGTGGATCCTCGCTACAATAGCTCTCCATAGTGGTGCGCCGCCATATGCCACGCACATGATTCTCGTCTTGCCAAAAATTCTCTAAGCCGCGCCGTCCCAACGAAACGTATGCAATCCGATCCTTGGCCTGCAGGATAGAGAGCGCCTGTTCGTAGAATCGCTGATACCGCGGATCTGACTGGAGCACCCCAAGTGTCTTCTCGTTCTCGGCGCGAGCCCATGCCAACGCGTCTTGTCCTTCGATGTCCTCGAGCCAAAGCGATGGATCATTCGTCGTCATAGTCGTTCGCTCCTGTGAAATCGCCGTGGACGTGGCGCGGGCAATCGAAGGCAGCGCGGCGGAGAGGAGTGACGTGTTCATAAACTTTCTCCCGATGAGGCCGATGGGCCACGCTCGCACACCTAGCGCCCCTCGAGCAGAAGCAGCGGAAAGCACGCATGACACAGCGCAGCTTGCGCTATCTTGCGGACCGATTCACTGCAAGCTGCGTGCCGGCTAAAGAGCCGCAAGTTTCAGCCGCTCAAGGCTGCAGGACCATGTCCGGTTGCCGACATTGGTTGCCAAGCAGACACCGGCGGCGTGGGGTTTATCGGGCTTGAACTCGGCGCCGCGGTTCGAAATAATGACAAGCTTCATGTCGGGTCGCTGGTTGACAACATCCGCCACCTCGTCCGAGGCAATAGAATGGGCGGGACCTGCACCGGCTCGTTCATCCAGCTCCGGCGGTATCTCGTGCAGCTGCTGGTTAAAGGCGTGCTGGTTTATGGTTTCATCTTGCTTCGCAGCGCCTGATGTACTGCCGTAAGCCAAGGTTGCCGTGTCGAGCGCATCATGAATTCGAACCATCTCAAAACTCCGTTTGACGATGTTTGCGTTTGATTCAGTCGCAGATCAGCTCCGAGTGATATCCCCACGACGCCAGGGTGGCAGAGCTAGCTTTCGGGAAGCTGACCAACGCCGAGCCAAGTGGCTGTCGTTCAACGACTTGCGTGCACTCGTCAAGGCGGTGAAGGCCAATCCGAGGTGCGGACGCCTCATCCGCCGCGATCACGTCGTAGTCCTAGATAGGAGAACCGGCGGCGCATCTTCCCTACTATCGTAGCGAAACTTGCGATCGCGCGTCGCCGAATAGACGCTGGCACCATTTTCACGCAGATCCTACAAGGTTTCATCGAGCTCCTTGGCGTGCCCGAGGCGGCTGGACATCGGCACATTGTCTACGTCCATCAGGTCTCGTACGACTCACTTACACGGCCAGAAGCAGACCGGCTTATCGTCGATCATAATGCGGCCGGACGCCTTCGAGATGCGATTGCCCCCGATGGCGCGCGTCGCGGCATCGTCAAGCTTCCCCATACAATTGTGGTTGCCGATGCACTATTGGCGCTCGACTGGGCCGGCATCAACTTCGGCATCATCACCAACACAGAAGCTGGCGAGCAACGCCTTAGTGCCTCGTTAGGGCCTTCCCCCATTGTGAACGACAGGGCAAGCGCCACGGTCTTCTAGGAGCATGTGCTCGGAGCAATCAAGAATATCGCCAACGATATTCCCGACGTCGCTACGAAATGGGCTTCGCGAAAGAAAACGAAGATCGACTGGTGTTTGATTAGCGCCAAGATGCAGAAGTTCGCGCTCGGCGACTATCTCGAGCGAAAATCGAATATCCTCTAAGGTGTCAGAACGGGCTGCCATTCCGCTTGAATCGTCACATCCTAAACCAGCAGAGCTGGTAGCGTGGACCGGCCAGAATGCCGAGCATTGCTATGCTTATGTCATGTTAGCCTTCGATGACTTTAATTCAGGGGCAGGCTCACAATCTAGCTTACTCATCTTGGCTTATTGAGAGCGCCTGCGCCTCTTCTCCAAAGAAGCGTCCAATTTCTTCATTATGGTAGCGAAAAAGCCAAGCATATTTGGCGCGCACGGATTCGTCATTCCCTG from Bradyrhizobium elkanii USDA 76 harbors:
- a CDS encoding prolyl oligopeptidase family serine peptidase, producing the protein MNTSLLSAALPSIARATSTAISQERTTMTTNDPSLWLEDIEGQDALAWARAENEKTLGVLQSDPRYQRFYEQALSILQAKDRIAYVSLGRRGLENFWQDENHVRGIWRRTTMESYCSEDPQWETILDVDALAVAENRNWVFQGGSSLRPEERLCLIHLSDGGKDAASIREFDREANSFVAGGFYLLEGKQNVSWVDGDTLLVARDWGEGSLTQAGYPFVVKELKRAQPLSRAREIFRGEPTDVQTVPLVLRDSEGQVHATGAIRFISSVERDYVVFRPDGPIRLNLPKKAAIVGLASGRLLVELDEEWEPGDVRFGTGSLISYDLAEWKQDPLRAKASLVFQPGPRQALSGVSRTKNLLILTILENVQSKALVYKYDQGAWSVTPIQLPQHANVSVSATSDQADQAMFAISNYLRPTSIWYFDAETEKLEELKTTPTAFDASNHVVDQFEATSRDGTSIPYFLVRPKNARFDGAIPTLLYGYGGFQASLLPSYLGAVGRLWLEQGNAYVVANLRGGGEFGPQWHQAAQGATKQTTWDDFIAVAEDLIRRKITSPRRLGVIGGSQGGLLVGAAITQRPELFNAAIIQVPLFDMLRYTSLGAGASWIAEYGDPAIAEQRAWIEAYSPYQKLVPGKTYPAPFILTSTKDDRVHPAHGRKAAARLAALGQPYFYYENIDGGHSAAANLVEHARRLALEYTYASKRLCSD